From the Niveibacterium microcysteis genome, the window GCGATCGCGAGGAACACCAGCCCGAGCAGGATCGCCGACGCAACAAAGCCGGCGTAGTGGAACAACGCGTCGCCACCCGCGGTGAGGAAGGCCGCGCCGGCCAGCCCGAAGCCGAGCACCGTGGCCACCGTCAGCGTGGCGGCAAGCCCGACGAACTTGCCGACCAGCACCTCGCCGCGCGTCACCGGTAGCGCAAGCAGCAGTTCCATCGTGCCGCGCTCGCGTTCGCCGACGATCACGTCGAAGCCCAGCACCAGCGCGATCAGCGGGATCAGGTAGGTGACCAGCGAGACGAGGCTTGCGATCGTCACGTCGATGCCGCGAAAGCCGACCTGGCCTTCACTCGCGGCACCGAAGTAGGCAATTGCGAGCGCGAAGCCGGCGAACACCGTGGCGATCACCCACACCCAACGGTTCCGCACGCGGTCGCGGAATTCCTTGCCGGCGATCGCGGTGATCTGTTGCAGCACGATGTTCATGCGGCCTCCTGCGAGTGTTCGAGGAACACGGCTTCGAGCGAAGGCTCGACCAGCCGCAGGTCGCTGACGCCCGGCTCCGCCGCCAACTGAGCGATGCGCGCGAGCTTGTCGCCGCGATTCACGCTCAACGCCACATGGGCCGCGTCTTCCGCGCTAGCGCCCAGCGTTGCGATCAGTCGCTCGCGTGCTTCGGCCGTCACCCGAACGATCAGCCGCACCGGCAGCTCGGCCCGTTCGCGCAGTTCGGCGACGCTGCCCTGCGCCACGATGCGGCCTTCGCGCAGGATCGCCACCTCATCCACCCGCTGCTCGATCTCGGCGAGGATGTGCGAGGTCAGCACCACGGTTGCGCCTTCGGCCTTGAGCTCGGCGATGACGCGGTAAAAATCGTGGATCGCCTGCGGGTCCAGCCCGTTCGTGGGCTCGTCGAGAAACAGCAGTTTCGGTTTGCCCAGCAGCGCCTGCGCAAAACCGAGCCGTTGCCGCATCCCCTTCGAGTAACCGCGCACCTTGCGTGTCGCCGCATGGGCGAGGCCGACACGTTCCAGTGCCGCATCGCATTCGGCGCGCGCCGCGCCGCGCAGCTTGGCGTAGAAGCGCAGGGTTTCGAGGCCGCTCAGGTTGTCGTACAGCGCGACGTGTTCGGGCAGGTAGCCGATCTGCTGGCGCACTTCGCGGAAGCGCGCGCCGTCGCTGGGCTCGCCGAGCAGGCGCAGCGTTCCGGCGTCCGGCACGATCAACCCGAGCATCATGCGGAACAACGTGCTCTTGCCGGCGCCGTTGTGGCCGATCAGGCCGAAGGTGCGACCGGGTGCGACGGCAAGTGAGACGCCGCGCACGGCTTCCACTTCGCCGAAGCGCTTGGTGACGCCGGTGAGTTCAATGGCGGGCGCGTTCAAGCCAGTATCTCCATTCTGGGTGGCGGGGGCGCATCGCAGGCGAGGGTTCCACCACGGTGGGTGCGCGCAGCACCGGGAACTGCCGGGCGGCAAGGCGCAGGGTTTCGACCGCCGGGCTGTTGAGCAGTACGCGGGCCGCGGGGTAGCGCCACATCAGGCGGTCCACCAGGTCGGCGGCTTCGAAGGGTACGTCGCCGCGGCCATCGCCGTTGCGATCCCAGCCGAGGTAGCCGCTCCAGTGGTTGCCGGCTTTCGGCCCCCACACCTCGTCCTTCGCGCCAACGTAGCGCACGCCTTCGTGGTTGCCGATGAAGTCGTTGCCGTCGACCTGGTTGTGCCAGGAGCCGGCCGACAGGTGCACACCGACTTCGTTGCGCACCACGAGGTTGCCGGTCAGGGTGTTGTCCTGGGCGTCGTAGATGAAGAAGCCGCGGCCGTTGCCGGCGATGATGTTGCCGCTGACCTCGGCGCGCTGGATCGTGCGCAGCATGATGCCGTGATCGGTGTTGGCCCACGCGATGTTGTTGCGCACCACCTGGTCATGCACCTCCATCAGCGCGAGCCCGCCGCGGTTGTGGTGCACGAAGTTCTTCTCCCAGGTGTTGAAGTAGGAGTTCATGTAGTGCGTGCCGTAGCGGCTGTCGTGGATCTCGTTGCCGCGGAACAGCGCGTGGTGCGACACGTCGACATAGATGCCGTCGCGCGAGTAGCTGATGTGGTTGTCGAGGATCTTCGCGCCCTGCGTGTTGTAGAGCTGGATGCCGTTGCCGCGGTTGGGCGAGAGGTAGTCGCGCTTGCCGGCGATGCGGTTCTTTTCCACCACCACGTCGTTGGCCTTCTCGATCCACAGCCCGAACAGGTTGTAGGCGAGCTGGTTGTTGCGCACCACCGCGCGGTGCGCGCCCGGCTGGATGTAGATGCCAGCCTGCTGCTTCGCGAGGTCGTCACCCGAATCGCGCACCACGAAACCTTCGACGCGCACGTCGGGCGAGACGATGCGGATCACATCCCCCGACATGTCTCCGCTGATCGTTGGCATGTTCTCGCCAATCAGCGTGAGCGGCTTTTCGATCCGCAGGTGCTCGTGATACTGGCCGCGCGCCACGCGGATCGTGTCGCCCGGCTGGGCGCGCACGATCGCCGCCGCAATCGACTCGCCGGCCGCCACATGCAGTTCGGCGGCAGCGGCCGTGCCGGCAAGCAGCAGCGTGATCGACAGGAAGGCGATGCGAAGGGCGGAGCACATGCGCTTGAGCCTACGGAGCCTCGCCCCGCACTTCCTTGATCGGAATGAAGTAGCCGTCGCGCCCGATCGGGGTGAGCTTGAGGCCCGCCTTCTCGCGCCGCTTGCGCTCGGTCGCCAGGGGCGGGCAGGCGTGCGCGTCGTGGTAGTACACCATGCAGTCGAGGCATAGCAGGCACTCGCGCTGGTCGATCTTGCCGTCTGCCGCAATCGCCAGCGAGCCGCACTGCACAGCGCAGGCCTTGCACGGGCCGCATTCCTTTTTGCGGCGCAGGCCAAAGAGGCGGAAGCTGGTCGGAATCGCAAGCCCGGCGCCCAGCGGGCAGAGGTATTTGCAGAATGGGCGTTCGATGAACAACGAGAGCCCCAGCACGACCGTGAAGAACAACTGGAAGGGCCAGCTGCGGTTCCACGGGCCAACGAGGAAGGTTGTCTTGAAGGGTTCGACCTCGGCGAATTGCTCGGCCACCGTCATCGACCACAGCGACACCGCCATCAGCGCAAAGAACACGCCGTACTTCACCCACTTCAGCTTGTCGTGCAGCGGCTTCGGGACGTGGCGCTGGAAGCGCTTCAAACCCAGCTTGCCGGCGATCTTGTAGGCCAGCTCGGACAGCGAACCGAAGGGGCACAGCCAGCCGCAAAAGAGCCCGCGGCCCCATACGAACAGCGTGATGAAGATGAACCACCAGAAGACGAAGATGAAGGGGTCGGTGAGGAACAGCTCCCACTCCCAGCGCGAGATCAGGGAGTGGAACCAGGTCATCACATGCGTGATCGAGGGCTGCGCCATCAGCACGCCACCAATCCACACGATGCTGACCGTCCAGAACACATACTTGGGCCAGGCCACCCAGCGCTTGTCGCGGATCGTCGCGCGCGCAGTCAGCCAGTCGCGGCGTGAGTAGGTGAAGGCGACGATGGTGAGGAAGGCGACGAAGAAGACGATGCTGACCGCCTTGTCGCGCCAGATCTTCTTCCAAGGGGCCTCGGGTTCGCTCACTGCCGGGCGGCCACCTTCGAGCCAGGCATCCGGCAGCCACAGCTTGGTCTCGAAGTTGATGAACTGGCGCTGACCGGTCGACTTGTCCTGCTTGTTGGCGAGGTAGACGAAGCGGAACGGCCAGGCGGCGGAGAAGCTTGCATCGCGCAGGATGAAGATGCTCGATTCGCGGAAGTTCGGGTGGCCTTTCGCCTGCAGGGAATAGAGGTTCAGGTAGTCGAGATCGCGAAAGGTGTAGGTGTCCGCATCCTGCTTCACCTGAACGCGATCGAAGATGCCGCCGCGCACGAAGCCGGAGCCCTTGAAGGAGCCGGCGCCATCGCTGATCACCATCAGCGCGGTTTCATGCGGCTTGAGCCGCGTCATCAGCGCACGCCATTCGGTCGCACCCAGCACCGCACGGCCCAGCGTCGGGTGGTTCAGCACGCCGACCCACAAATCGAGGTAAGGCTGGCCGGTATCGGGCTCGCCCACGTCGGCCGGCTGCAGGGTCAGGCGCGATACGGCGCCGGCCTTCACCAGCGCGTCCCAGTCCGCGATGTCACCGACGTCCTTGTAACGCGCGCTCGGGCGCACTTCGCTCTTCAGGATGCCGACCTTGCGTGCCACCTGCTGCGCCGCGCGGGTGATGACCTGATTTTCGGCAACGACGGTCACCGTCGCGCCGGAAATTGCATCGAGCCCGACGGTCTGCTTGTCACCACTACCGACCTCGAAATGCTGCGCAACCGATTTGCCGAGGTACTGGCCGACGAAGGCGTCCAGCTTCGTTTCCGGAATTCCCAGCAGAAGAATCGGTTCGGAGTGCTTCAGCACATGGATGCCGGTGAAGCGCCCGGCAGTGTCCATGCCGATCAGCGTGATCACCGGCTTGCCGGAGTAGGCCGGGATGTCGACCAGATCGGTCGAGAGAAAGACGTAGCCGATCGCCTTGTCGCCCTTGTAGCCGGTCGCGAAGCGCGGCTGCCCATCGCGTGGCGAGAAGCGCTCGGCGCCGGGCAGCACCGCCTTGCAATCGGTGTAGGCGCAGAGATCCGGTGCGGTGAAGAGTTCGGGCGCGAGCTTGGCTTCATACGCCAGCGCCTGTACTGCCGTGGGCTGCAGGCACAAGAGCGCGGCGGCCAAGGCGATCGTTGCGCGAAGAAAACGGGTGAAACGGGGCATTGCCAGGCACTCCGGACCTTTGGTGCGGCAAAGTGTCGCAGTCCGGGGGCGGTCGCTTCCTTGTCGCGGGGCAAGAAACGGGATCCGCCCTGTTGCGCGCTGGTAGCGCGGTCCGCTGACTGGTGACGGTCGCGAATTAGAATGCCGTTCGCCGTTGCGCTGACTCGACGCTCAGGACTCTTCATGAACCGACTGCTTACCTGTCTCTCACTGTCTTTCCTCGCCATGCCGGCGACCGTGGCGGCGGGTGATTTCACGCAGCGCTTCTGCGCTGCCGACCCGCGTTACTACGTTGAGATGGCGCAGGCGGGGGATGTTGTGAGCCTCACGTACGGCCGGCCGGAGGGGACGGATGTGGCGCTGTACGCCCTGCAGACTGCTGGGCGTGTCGATGATCAACCGGTGCTGAAGATCCTCGGCGCCGAGGCCGATGCGAGCTTGCAGGACGCCATCGGATTCAGCCTGGCGCCAAAGGACGCGGCGAACGCGCCGGTCGAGGCCTTCATCGGAACGACGGCCGACGATTTGCTGTATTTCGAGTTGGGGCGCGACCGTGTGTATTACGGGGGGTCCGCGAAACAATGCGGCCGCTAGGTTTGTTGTGCCCGCGTGCTGCGCTGTGGCGCCACCTTGCCGGCGAAGCGCACGCATAGCCAGACGATGGGCGGAGCGACGATCGCGGAGGTGCTGAGGATGTCCGCCACGCTGTGATAACGCTGATAAAGCATCAGCGCGAAGTAGGCGAGCAGCGATGCCAGCCACACCGGGCGCCCGCGCGGCAACAGGGTGCACAGGATGGCGACCGCGGCAATCGCGACCGCACTGTGGGTGCTGTAGTCGAGGCCCACGGCGGGCCAGAGGCCCAAAGCCTTGTCGGCAAACATCAGGCTGTAGCAGACCACCAGTGTCGCCAGCCCGAACCCGATGCGCATGCCGGCGAGACGCCACTGCCGCTGTGCCAGCGGCGACAGCGCCAAGATCAGCCAAAGCCCCCCGAGCAAGGGCGTGTAGGCGTCGGCAATCGCATCGAGGGTTTCGTAGTCGGGCATCAGGTGAATCTTCCGCGCGGGAAGTGGCGGGGCAGGCGGTGCCCTGCGCGACGGATGCGCTCGCGGTGCGGCGTGGTGGACGGCAGCGCGGAGGCGTTCAGTTGATTGGTAGTGGATGCAAGCGTGCTCAGCTGAGCCTTCTGCGCACTACTTCCACTCATAGCCGGACTCGAGCGCGAAAGCGCTGAGTGCGTCATCGAGCAATCTGGCGGGTATCCCTTTGGCATTGAGCTCCGAAAGGCGCGCGTCCATGTCCTTGAGAAGGCCGATGCAGGCAGATCTGCGGCTGAAGCCGAAGTGGATGCTGCCGCTGCTGATGGGCGGATCGATGCTGACCACGCGCGCTCCGGCTTTGCCAGCGGCACTGCGCAGGTAGGCGCGCCCGAGGTAGTCGCCGGAGACGAAGTAGTCGATGCGACCGAGTTTGAGTTTGCGGAAGTTCTCGATCATCGTCGGCGCAGTGTCAACCTTCAGGTTGTCCCGCATGTATTCGTCGAAGCCGTTGCCGAAGGCGTCGCCCAGGCTCACTCCGCCCTGGTAGCTCTTCAGGGTTTGCCAGTCTGCGTACTTGATCGGGCTGGTCTCCGGCACGAACACCACGATCGGGTTGGCGAAGGCCGCCGTGCGCGTGAAACTCAGGTAGCGCTCGCGTTCAGGGGTGATGCGCAAACTCAGCAGGAGATCGATCTGGCCCGCTTCGGCCATGGCTTGCGAGCGTTTCCAGGGGAACATCATTGGCACCAGCGTGACGCCGGGCGGGGCCACCAGCTTGAGGAGCTCGACGCTGGCGCCGTTGTAGTCATCGCGCTCGCCGGGCCAACTGAAGGGTGGGTAGTTCGGGTTTGTTGCGTAGCGAAGCAGGGTACAGTCGGCGGCGGCCGGCATGGGGGGCAGCAGGAGCAGCGCTGCGGCGATCAGGACAAGAACTCTGCGCAGGAGGGTCATCGCACTTCAGGATGCTCGATGGAGGTAGCTGGTCGCCGCTACAACAGACGCTGCGGCGCCAGCCGGCATCGTATCCCTCAAGGCATGCCGGGTGGCGGGAATATTGTCCGCGCCGATCGCTCGACGCGGGCAGCGCCGCCTCGGGAATCAGCGGCCGAGCTCCTTCAGGTAAGCGGCGCGTGCGGCGACCGCGGTGTCGGTGAAGTCGGAGAACAGACCGTCGATGCCGAGCCGGTAGTACTGCAGGTACTCGGCCTGCGGATCGCCCTTGTAGTCAAAGGCAAGCCGCCGTTTCTCGTTGCGGAAGGTGTAGGCGTGCACCATCAGGCCGGCCTTGTGCGCATCGGCAATCAGCGTGGTCGGCGTCTGCGTGGTTGCATCGGCATAGTTGATCTTGCCGTCGCCGTTCATGTCCTTGACCGCGCCGTTCGCATCCAGCGTGCCCTTTACCGGCACGATGTAAGGCTTCCACGGGCCGATACCGTCGGCGTAGGTGGCGATCTCGGCGAGGCCGGCCGGCGTCACCATGTCCTTGAAGCCGCGCGGGTCGCCCGCCTTGGCCCAGTCGTAAGGCTTGTCGTAGGGCGCTGCATAGGTGAGCTGGCCGGTCTTCAGATCCACGTCGTCGGCGTCGATCAACTGGATCAGCTTGGTGTTGAGGCCGTTTTCCTTCATGTACTTGAGGCTGCCCGGCTCGAAGCTCTGCACATAGATCGGCGCCGTCTTGCTGTTCCATCCGGCGGCATTGATCATCGAGATCAGCGTGCCCTCCAGCGGCAGGCCCAGGTCGCGGTGGTAGCTCGGGTTCTTCGTCTCGGGGTACACCGCAATCGTGCGGCCGAGCTTGGCGCTCTGCGCTTTCGCGAGGTCAATGATCTCCTTGAAGGTCGCGATCTTGTAGAGGCCGTTGTACTGCTGGGGGCGCTCGGCGTCGGTCGAGATGCCGCCCAGCGTCTTGATTTCCGCCAGGGTGAAGTCGCTGGCGAACCAGCCGGTCTGCACTTCGCCATCGACCGTGGTGGTCTTCTTCCGATCGGCGAACTCCGGGTGACTGGCGACGTCGGTGCTGTAGGCGAGGTTGGGGTCGTGCCGCGCGATCAGTACGCCGTCCTTGGTCGACACCAGGTCGGGCTCGATCACGTCGGCGCCCATGTCGATCGCCATCTGGTAGGCCTCCAGCGTCTCCTCGGGCAGATAGCCGGAAGCGCCGCGGTGGGCGACGACGATCGGTTGCGTGCCGCCGAGGGTGCGGAAGGCTTGCGGTGTCGGCGTGATGGCCGGCGAACTGTCGTCGCCACCACAGCCGCCAAGCGTGAGCATGCCCGCGATGGCGAGGGAAATGGCGAGGGTTTGATGGCGGGGGCGGTGCGAGGTGTGGGTGTGCATCGAAGGATCCTGTGGTCGGGTGGATCGCCCGAGCCTATGCAGTGCCGATGACGCGACCGTGAGCCTTTGATGGCAAACGCATGACAGGCCGCGTGGCGAGCGAGCGGCAGCGCCAACATCTGACGCGTACCCGGCTGCACAGGGGATAATCGCGCCTCGCGCTGCCACCGGACCTGCCCGTAGAACGATGACTTCCGAATTCGACTTGATCGCCCGCCACTTCACCCGCCCCACGCGGCATACCGTGCTGGGGGTGGGCGACGACTGCGCGATCGTGCAGCCGTCGGCTCGGCACGCACTGGTGGTGACGACCGACATGCTGGTTGCCGGCACGCATTTCCTGCCGGATACCGACGCCGAACGGTTGGGCTGGAAGACCGCGGCGGTGAACATTTCCGACCTCGCCGCGATGGGCGCGCAGCCGCGTTGGATCACGCTCGCCTTGTCGCTGCCCGCGGTCGACGAGCATTGGATCGCAGCGCTGGCGCGCGGCTTTGCCGAGTGCAGCGAGGCCTACGGCGTCGACTGGATCGGCGGCGACACGACCCGCGGCCCCTTGAACCTGTGCGCGACCGCGTTCGGTGAGGTCGAGGTGGGCGGTGCAATCCGCCGCAGTGGCGCCCACGCGGGCGACGACATCTGGGTTTCCGGCTGGCCGGGCTTGGCCGCGCTGGGCCTGCGCCATCTGCTCGACGGCACGCCGCTCGACGCCGACTGGCGCGACACCTGTGTCGAGGCGCTCGAACGGCCTCAGCCTCGCGTGGCGCTCGGTCTGGCGCTGCGTGGTGTGGCGAGGGCGATGCTGGATGTGTCGGACGGGCTTGCCGGCGACCTGGCGCACATCCTCGAACGTTCGGCCTGCGGCGCGGTGCTCGACGAGGCAGCGCTGCCGCTGGCGCACGCGCAGGCGGCCTGTGGCGATGCCGCGCTGGCGCAGCGCTGTGTGCTGGCCGGCGGCGACGACTACGAACTGCTTTTCTGCGCCGCACCGGACAAACGCGACGCGATTACGGCCATCTCAAAACAGCTTGATCTGCCGCTGAGCCGTATCGGCACCTGCGTGGCCCCACCCGGCCTGCAACTGCGGCAGCGCGATGGCGCGATCGTGGCACTACCCCCGCGCGGTTTCGATCACTTCGCATGAACCGCCCTGCACTGACGCTGATCGGCACTGCCATGTGCTGGGCCGCAATCTGGTGGCCCTTCCGCTGGTTGCTGGAGCGCGGCCTCAGCAGCGCACAGGCCAACACCTTGGCGTTCGCCTTCGGCGCTGTTGGCGCGCTGATCTGGTCGCGCGGGCGCCTGCCAGCTTTCCTGCGCGATCCGCGGCTGCTCGTGATGGCGCTTGCCTCGGCGATCTGCAACCTCGGCTATAACGCGGCCGCGACCCATGCACCGGTGATGAAAGTGGTGCTGCTGCTCTACACCGCACCGCTATGGACGGTGCCGCTCGCATGGTGGCTCTTGCACGAGCGTCCCGGTCTGCGCGGCTACGTTGCGCTGGCGCTGTGCAGCAGTGGCGCGCTGCTCATGCTGTGGCATCCCGCGCTGGGCTATCCATGGCCCGCCACGCCGTGGGAATGGGTGGCGCTGCTCGCCGGGCTCAGCCTCGCGGTCTACAACGTGCTGATCCGCGCGCTGCCCCATGGCGACGAGCGGCCGCGCGTGGCGCTGATCTTTCTTGTCGAGCTGGTGCTGGCAGCGGGCTGGCTGCTCGCCGAGGGCGAAATGCCGGCCTCGGATGCGGCGCCGCTTGGCATGGCGGCCTTCGTCGGCCTTGCGATGCTCGGCATCATCGTGGCGATGCAGTGGGGTTTGCAGCGCCTGCCCGCCAACCTGGCGGCGATGCTGATGAGTACCGAGCTGGTGTTCGCCGCGCTGTTCTCCTGGTGGTGGGCCGGCGAGGCGATGGGCGTTCGCGAAATCGCTGGCGCACTGCTGGTCGCAAGTGCTGCGCTGGTGTCCGCCTGGCAGCCGGCGCCCGCAGCCGTCAGCGATGCGGCCTGATAGGATCGCGCCATGAGCATCCGCCCCACAGTCCGTTTCCTGTTTGCGCATCCGGCGCACTTTCTCGCGCTGGGCTTCGGGTCCGGCCTTGCCCCGAAGGCGCCCGGTACCTTCGGCACGCTTGCCGCATGGGCGCTGTATCCGATGCTGCGCGGGCTGTTCCACACCGAATGGAGCTTCCTGCTGTTTCTCGCTTGGTGCTTCGTGCTGGGGGCGTTTGCGATTGAAGTGACCGGCCGCAAGCTGGGTGAGATCGACCACGGTGGCATCGTGTGGGACGAGTTCGTTGCGATGTGGCTGGTGCTGTTCTTCACCCCGGCGGGCCTGTTGTGGCAGCTGCTGGCCTTCGTCCTGTTTCGCGGCTTTGACATCGTCAAGCCGCCGCCGATCCGCCAGTGCGACGCGCGCTTCAAGCACGGCCTCGGCGTAATGTTCGACGATCTGCTGGCGGCCGGTTATGCGCTACTGGTGCTGGCGATTCTGAAAAGGCTGATCGGCTGATGGAACACGAGCTCGAACGACTCTCGCAGGACGCCGGCGACTGGCTCGCCTCCCGCGGACACACGCTTGCAACCGCCGAGTCCTGCACCGGCGGGTGGATCGCAGAAGTGATCACCGCAACCTCGGGCAGCTCTGCATGGTTCGATCGCGGCTGGGTCACCTATTCCAACGACGCCAAGCAGGAGATGCTCGGCGTGCGTGCCGCGACGCTCGCCGAACACGGCGCCGTAAGCGAAGCGGTGGTGCGCGAGATGGCCGAAGGCGCGCTTGCCCGCTCGAACGCGAGTCACGCGATCGCGGTCTCCGGTGTCGCCGGCCCGACCGGCGGTTCGCCCGAGAAGCCAGTCGGCACCGTCTGGATCGCCTGGGCGAGTCGCGCAGGCATGACCCTTGCAGAACTGCACCGCTTCGACGGATCGCGCGAAGCGGTACGCCGCCAGACCGTGACGCGCGCGCTCGAGGCGCTGCCTCAGCTCCCATTGACCCGCACCTGAACCGACACGATGAAGCTCGACATCTTCCGCGCCGACCTGCACCAACCCGAACACGCTGCCGCCATGCTGCTGCTGCTGGACGCCTACGCCCACGACCCGGCCGGTGGTGGCGACGGGCTCAGCGATCAGGCCAAGGCACGCCTGCCGCGCGCGCTCGCCGATCGCCCCGGCGTTCATGTGTTGCTGGCCTATGTCGAAGAGCAGCCGGCTGGCCTGGCGATCTGCATGGAGGGCTTTTCAACCTTTGCGGCAGCGCCGCTGCTCAATGTGCACGACTTTGCCGTGCTCCCCGCGCACCGCGGCTGCGGGGTCGGGCGCGCGCTGATGCAGCAGGTGATCGCGCTGGCCCAGTCGCTGGATTGCTGCAAGGTGACGCTGGAGGTGCTCGAAGGCAATGCGCCAGCGCGTGCGCTGTATCAGGCCTGCGGCTTTGCCGATTATGCATTGGACCCGGCGTGGGGCAAGGCGATGTTCATGCAGCGCTGGCTGGGCGAATGAGCGCTTGCTCAAGCCGGCGGCCACTCGCCCGTAAACCGGTCGTGAGGGCCGCGCGCAGGCCCGGATGAACCGCCGGCATCGGGCTGGCGGCAAATCGTTCGCGCGAGAAGGGTGCATCAATGCTTGACCTGCGTTCCCGGCCGACGGTGCTGATCGTCGATGATGCCGCCGACAACCTGGACCTGCTCTCCGCGGTGCTCAAGGATGAGTACCGCGTCAAGGTGGCCAACAGCGGCGAACGCGCGCTGCGGCAGATCTACTCGGATGCACCGCCCGACCTGATCCTCCTCGACGTGATGATGCCCGGCATGAGTGGCCATGAAGTGTGCCGGCGCCTGAAGGCGAATCCGGACCGCCGCCGTATCCCGGTAATTTTCGTAACGGCGATGGACGCCGCCGAGGACGAGGAATTCGGGCTGTCGCTTGGCGCGGTCGACTACATCACCAAGCCGATCAGCCCTGCGATCGTGCGCGCACGTGTGCGCACCCACCTCGCGTTGTATGACCAGACGCAGGAACTCGAGCGCATGGTGGCGCAGCGCACCGGTGAGCTGAGCGAATCGCGCCGCCAGTTGATCGGCTGCCTGGCTCGCGCGGCGGAATTCCGCGACAACGAGACCGGCAACCATGTGATGCGAATGAGCCAGAGTGCAAGGCTGATCGCGCTGGCCTACGGCCTCGGGCCGGCGACTGCTGAGTTGATCCTGATGGCGGCGCCGATGCACGACATCGGCAAGATCGGCATTCCGGACAACATCCTGCTCAAACCGGGTCCGCTGGATCCGCAGGAGTGGGCGACGATGAAGCTGCACGCCACGATCGGCGCCGAGATCATCGGCATTCACGACGACGACCTGCTGCGCGCGGCACGCTCGATTGCGCTATCGCACCACGAAAAATGGGATGGCAGCGGTTACCCGGCCGGGCTGGCGGGTGAAGCGATCCCGATTGAGGGGCGCGTGGTGGCGATCGCCGATGTGTTCGACGCGCTGATGTCGGTGCGGCCATACAAGCCGGCCATGTCCCTCGACGAGGCGCTGGCCTACATCCGTGGCCAGTCCGGGCGGCACTTCGACCCTGCCGTGGTGGCCGCTTTCGAAGCCTGCCTGCCCGATATCCTGGTGCTGCGCCGTCGCTATCTCGACGTTGGCGATACGCGCGCCGAGTTGTAACGCCCGCGTTCGCGCCTACTTGAGGTTGTGCGCGGACATCAGCACGAGTTTGCCGGCGACGAAGTTCGCCTTCACATTGCGCGCTTCATCGCCCCAGGTGCAGGCGCGGATGCCCAGCGTT encodes:
- the thiL gene encoding thiamine-phosphate kinase, whose product is MTSEFDLIARHFTRPTRHTVLGVGDDCAIVQPSARHALVVTTDMLVAGTHFLPDTDAERLGWKTAAVNISDLAAMGAQPRWITLALSLPAVDEHWIAALARGFAECSEAYGVDWIGGDTTRGPLNLCATAFGEVEVGGAIRRSGAHAGDDIWVSGWPGLAALGLRHLLDGTPLDADWRDTCVEALERPQPRVALGLALRGVARAMLDVSDGLAGDLAHILERSACGAVLDEAALPLAHAQAACGDAALAQRCVLAGGDDYELLFCAAPDKRDAITAISKQLDLPLSRIGTCVAPPGLQLRQRDGAIVALPPRGFDHFA
- a CDS encoding glycerophosphodiester phosphodiesterase, giving the protein MHTHTSHRPRHQTLAISLAIAGMLTLGGCGGDDSSPAITPTPQAFRTLGGTQPIVVAHRGASGYLPEETLEAYQMAIDMGADVIEPDLVSTKDGVLIARHDPNLAYSTDVASHPEFADRKKTTTVDGEVQTGWFASDFTLAEIKTLGGISTDAERPQQYNGLYKIATFKEIIDLAKAQSAKLGRTIAVYPETKNPSYHRDLGLPLEGTLISMINAAGWNSKTAPIYVQSFEPGSLKYMKENGLNTKLIQLIDADDVDLKTGQLTYAAPYDKPYDWAKAGDPRGFKDMVTPAGLAEIATYADGIGPWKPYIVPVKGTLDANGAVKDMNGDGKINYADATTQTPTTLIADAHKAGLMVHAYTFRNEKRRLAFDYKGDPQAEYLQYYRLGIDGLFSDFTDTAVAARAAYLKELGR
- a CDS encoding nitrous oxide reductase family maturation protein NosD, with translation MCSALRIAFLSITLLLAGTAAAAELHVAAGESIAAAIVRAQPGDTIRVARGQYHEHLRIEKPLTLIGENMPTISGDMSGDVIRIVSPDVRVEGFVVRDSGDDLAKQQAGIYIQPGAHRAVVRNNQLAYNLFGLWIEKANDVVVEKNRIAGKRDYLSPNRGNGIQLYNTQGAKILDNHISYSRDGIYVDVSHHALFRGNEIHDSRYGTHYMNSYFNTWEKNFVHHNRGGLALMEVHDQVVRNNIAWANTDHGIMLRTIQRAEVSGNIIAGNGRGFFIYDAQDNTLTGNLVVRNEVGVHLSAGSWHNQVDGNDFIGNHEGVRYVGAKDEVWGPKAGNHWSGYLGWDRNGDGRGDVPFEAADLVDRLMWRYPAARVLLNSPAVETLRLAARQFPVLRAPTVVEPSPAMRPRHPEWRYWLERARH
- a CDS encoding ABC transporter permease, whose translation is MNIVLQQITAIAGKEFRDRVRNRWVWVIATVFAGFALAIAYFGAASEGQVGFRGIDVTIASLVSLVTYLIPLIALVLGFDVIVGERERGTMELLLALPVTRGEVLVGKFVGLAATLTVATVLGFGLAGAAFLTAGGDALFHYAGFVASAILLGLVFLAIAVLLSVLASDRARASGYAVGAWFLFVIVFDLVLLGGLIALGGSGAGDALPWLLLANPTDVFRILNVFSLDQVGALYGLATVFPPALANPAVLGGVMAGWIAAPLALAYWRFK
- a CDS encoding ABC transporter ATP-binding protein, yielding MNAPAIELTGVTKRFGEVEAVRGVSLAVAPGRTFGLIGHNGAGKSTLFRMMLGLIVPDAGTLRLLGEPSDGARFREVRQQIGYLPEHVALYDNLSGLETLRFYAKLRGAARAECDAALERVGLAHAATRKVRGYSKGMRQRLGFAQALLGKPKLLFLDEPTNGLDPQAIHDFYRVIAELKAEGATVVLTSHILAEIEQRVDEVAILREGRIVAQGSVAELRERAELPVRLIVRVTAEARERLIATLGASAEDAAHVALSVNRGDKLARIAQLAAEPGVSDLRLVEPSLEAVFLEHSQEAA
- a CDS encoding substrate-binding periplasmic protein, whose translation is MTLLRRVLVLIAAALLLLPPMPAAADCTLLRYATNPNYPPFSWPGERDDYNGASVELLKLVAPPGVTLVPMMFPWKRSQAMAEAGQIDLLLSLRITPERERYLSFTRTAAFANPIVVFVPETSPIKYADWQTLKSYQGGVSLGDAFGNGFDEYMRDNLKVDTAPTMIENFRKLKLGRIDYFVSGDYLGRAYLRSAAGKAGARVVSIDPPISSGSIHFGFSRRSACIGLLKDMDARLSELNAKGIPARLLDDALSAFALESGYEWK
- a CDS encoding 4Fe-4S binding protein, with product MPRFTRFLRATIALAAALLCLQPTAVQALAYEAKLAPELFTAPDLCAYTDCKAVLPGAERFSPRDGQPRFATGYKGDKAIGYVFLSTDLVDIPAYSGKPVITLIGMDTAGRFTGIHVLKHSEPILLLGIPETKLDAFVGQYLGKSVAQHFEVGSGDKQTVGLDAISGATVTVVAENQVITRAAQQVARKVGILKSEVRPSARYKDVGDIADWDALVKAGAVSRLTLQPADVGEPDTGQPYLDLWVGVLNHPTLGRAVLGATEWRALMTRLKPHETALMVISDGAGSFKGSGFVRGGIFDRVQVKQDADTYTFRDLDYLNLYSLQAKGHPNFRESSIFILRDASFSAAWPFRFVYLANKQDKSTGQRQFINFETKLWLPDAWLEGGRPAVSEPEAPWKKIWRDKAVSIVFFVAFLTIVAFTYSRRDWLTARATIRDKRWVAWPKYVFWTVSIVWIGGVLMAQPSITHVMTWFHSLISRWEWELFLTDPFIFVFWWFIFITLFVWGRGLFCGWLCPFGSLSELAYKIAGKLGLKRFQRHVPKPLHDKLKWVKYGVFFALMAVSLWSMTVAEQFAEVEPFKTTFLVGPWNRSWPFQLFFTVVLGLSLFIERPFCKYLCPLGAGLAIPTSFRLFGLRRKKECGPCKACAVQCGSLAIAADGKIDQRECLLCLDCMVYYHDAHACPPLATERKRREKAGLKLTPIGRDGYFIPIKEVRGEAP